The Larimichthys crocea isolate SSNF chromosome I, L_crocea_2.0, whole genome shotgun sequence genomic interval TGGGATGTAATAGTGGCAGTTTTTCTGaccaaacaatgaattgatGAATGTAGcaaataaattatgaaaatatacCTTAAGTGCAGCCTTGCTTCGATGTAATAATAAACAATCACTGTTCTGTCCTGATTCAGTGTTACTGAAATCAGACATTCTGTTTTCAAAGTAACACAAGGGGCTCAGTTCATCCAAGCCAGTGTCCCTAGGAATTCTACAAGGAAGTCCACATCAGACAAGTGAGCAAGAGCAAGTTTGAAACTGTTGGCATTAGACATAATTTGAAGCTTTGCAGAATCTTTGAAGGGTTAGTCATCAGGATCAACAGTTATAGAGCtgggtgtcatctgcatagcaatGAAAATCAATATAGTGCTTAACAATGAGGACCCTTAGTAACAGCTACAAACCTGCAAAGTAGTAGACCGAGGAAAGAACCCTGTGGCACTCCATATGgaatgttcatttttatgagTTACGAAGTGCGACAAACAGCTTCTATCCCATAAGTAAGActgaaaacagcaataaagatCTGCTGAAGTCCAGAAGCAAGATGGATAGAAAAAGAATTTCTGTTACAACCAATTCTTACAACATTCACCAGAGCAGTTTCAATACTGTGCCTTGTTCTAAAACTAGACTGAAATAGTATGCTTTGGAAAGTGCTCAGTAACATCAGAAAAAGACAATTTATGATTGATGAATTTATGCACTAACCTACAGTACAAGGCTTGTAGTGTAAAATTCTTTAGATCTAGGTGCAAAGGTTATattgtgcaaaaataaaaatataatataatataatatataataacgAAGAGGATGTTTTGCATGAACGCGTTCTATAACGCGTTGAAACATAAATGGAAAAGGAAAGCATGTGTAGTATGTTCAGCAGGTCAGTCTTCTCCATGGATTATTGATTCCACACTCAAATAACTTTCTAGAAACAGAGAGACGAAGCAACATGAAAGCAAAGTGcaacatgtcaacatttccTAGTTGTCTTGCGTGGGCAGGCAGACTAAAGCAGTGGTGAAGGGGTTTTACCTTTCTTTCCCCTCAGATGTACTCCACTGCCTGCCATCTCCTGAGAAATCCATTGTCACTGCATGTGATAAATCATGTTAATATCAGTCAGAAAATGCAGCATTCAGACACATTAGACCTACACATTATACCTCATTTTAGGCTTCGATGATATGCTCTTAAGGTGTTTTTGCACTCACCagtcaatattttatttgtgtgcgtgcgtctgTGCCTGCATATGTGTATCTGAAGAGGCACTGTAATTATGCACATGTACCTACAATGATAAAGTTCAGAGTCTGTGTCATGACAAGTgcttatgtatgtgtgttgagGCTTGTGGTAGACTGCAATCATCATCCTTACCTGAAGGAATTTTACCTTTTTAGGGGTACATTTtggacatttctctctgtttttttagttaCTCAAATGCAACCAAATCCAAAGTCCCCGCTTGACTGAAAAAAAGATCTTTGTTTGTTCTGAGGATAGACATTTGTATAGGAACACGTTGTATTTCCCTTTTCTTACAAACTTTTAATAAAAGTTTTCAAATGTACATTTtgacacactgcagctttagACAGTAAAAATCGTACTCATGTCCCCTTAAAATGTTGTGCAGTAGAACGAGTAAAAGTCTGATAACCTTGTCAgaaggtgttttcttttcagttgtGCCAAAGAGGGAAAATCAAATGGATACTGAATGTTGTCCATTATGTCTTGCCGCATTTATTGTTTCACACTGGAAGTATTTTAGCATCATGTATATTCAAACTTAGCTCTTTTTGTCTCAGACCAAACATTTGTAGTATATTGTACAATACAGAAACAGCAACTACTTTGAATCACAACTAAGAGAGATGTCTCAGTTCCTACAAGAGCACACAGGCTCTGTGTATGACCTACATCCATGACTGCTCTCTctcaggtgaacacacacacacacacacacacacaccttggaAGCTGCATGTAGGAAACAGCCCGCTTACACCCGATCATCCTAATTCTAGCTTCCCATGCAAATTAAAGTTTCATCGTCATAGAGTGTAACCCAAGAAAGGCCAAAGTGGTTCTTTATTTAGAGCCCTTTGGATACAATGGCTTTACAGTGACGTAGCCTGATGAAGTCCCACATAGCCCCGTCAAGGTATTTTCTGGAGCTGAAAAGCCGCCTTTGTGCTGCTCTCTCAACTCATCCGTGAATGTGCTCGTTAAAAATATTCCTTATCGGTGCAGAGGTATTTGATTTAAGAGTTCATGTTGGTGCTGAACagtattttcattgtttctgaGAAGCTTTCATGAACTATTACaagctgctttgttttattcaggaATGACATGGAGGGTAAACACACCTAAACTCACACTTCTTTATTTGGCAAAGCTGATGTAGCTTAAAGGTGGGGTCAGTCATACTTAAGGAAGATGGTTGAGTCTCATTAATACTGATGTTTTGACTGACTCGAAGCGAGTAGCACAACACAATGCGACACCACACAACACAGGTGGTGTTAGTATTTGACAACCTGCTTATGAGACACAACTATcaactctctttttctctagTACGTCTGACACCAcctttaaatggaaaaaagggTCTTCACCTTCAGAATTACCAGAAAGGATCATAATGTGTCATCACAGTGTTACTGTTAACATTGGCATTCAAAGtacatcacactcacacaccagaATGTGCTGGTCGATGGGAGGATGTGGTTTTTCTGTGCATCTTTGTGGGTGAAAGTGGTGATATGTAGGAAGTAGATGAAATGAGTAAAGGACACAGTGCACATTTCACAACATTGAAGCCTCTTCCTTCTTTCTAACAGGCAGGATCAGCTCTGAACCCGTGGAGGACACAGACACCACCAGCTTTGTGGCAGAAATTGTgagtaccttttttttttaaaaacattttttccacttcTATTTATGTTTAACTGTCTCATTGTCGTGATGTGTTTTCTACCCAGTTTGCTTGCTGCTGATTTATCATTGTTCTGCCTTAGAAAGCAGAGTCTTACAGTAATCTGCTAAGAAATGTACCATAACTGAAAACACTGTGCTGTGATTACTAGCGCCTGAGGGCTCATTGAAGAACAGGTTGCAGCAGGCTGATCCTTGTCTTTGCACACAAGAGAGTCATTTTCTTCCACAGTTACAGACTTCTTGAATGCTCCCTCAGTCTCATGAACAGACTTTATATAAGGCTCCCAAGAAGAGGATtaacagagcagacaaacttATGTTTCTTTCTCAGGTTTAATCATTTGACTTTCTAATATTATCTTGTCTGCCCTTGTCTCTCCCACAGTCCTTGGAGGCCAATTACCCAGTGCAGGTGACAGATCCCCATGGTAAGAGAGGCAAAACACAATGGTCCATTTTACAAAGTATGCAGTATGTGTTGTTGCAAGATGAAAAAATCTGTGTAGCATGAAGTTCTTGGTGGATGAACTGTGTTTAAAGCCTTCTTAAGTTTACTTCTTTTTCTCACAGGTTTTCAGCTGCTTTTTGGTTAGTTTAGGTAACTCTCAATACTTAGATCATGGTTTGAGTTGAAATAAGTCAACATTGACCTTTGGTTTATCGCGAGtcacaaacagcagctttctgGCAGAATGCCCTGAAAGCAAATTTCAGTGTGTACAACCCTGTGAGTCTCTTGTCACTATGTAGAAACAACAGTGATcccaaaaaaatgtaattggatAATTGgcaaaattaaaacagaaagataGAATTGTTTGACCAGTGTTTGAGCAAGCAGGCACACCATGACTCAACATGAAGAAaatagaggaagaaagaggaaatgagaaTAGAGACTAAAAATAGGTATGGCCTGTACCTATATATGACATGCTGAGTTAGTGTCAACAGCCAATTAAACAGGAATAGAAAAGTTTTATATCCGAATCCACTGATGTCTGGTAACATGTCTCCAGCAGAGGCTGTGACACTCCACCTGAGCTCCATGCCGCCTGGATACCTGAGCCCCTCCTCAGGTAGAATAAGACAGGTCAGTATAAGCATCTttgatgcatgtgtgcacatataATCTGCATTTGAAACATTATGCATTTATCATCATCCCTCAAAGAGACTGAATTTATCACGTTTCATGAACGTCACTAAAAATGTAGATTGGAGATTGTAAAATGTAGATTTCTGACACATATACATTTACTTTAGTTAGGTTTGGTTTAGTTCCACTGCATGCCCTCTTATcgctgtctttctgtcttcctgcTGTGGAACATTTAACAAAGTGTTCCAGCTGTGGGATGCAAGCGTCATGTAGAACTTAACCAAAAGCTAGTACCATGAAACGTTTCTTCAATACGAGCATGTAATATATGCATCAATAGAATTTTAGgctctttctttgtcttaaaTTTGAACAAGAATGCTATGTTGTAAAATGAATGGAGGTACAATGCATTGCAGATATTGTATCTCCCAACATTTAAAGCAGTCTcgtaatgaattattaaaatcgTTGCTTTGACTTCAACTTTTTATTTGCTCATGAAAATGTTCCTAAAAGTCAATCCAATCAAATTGTCGACATTAAATGATAGTTTAATGAAACAGTTCTATCATTATAATGTAGATAATTCTATTCTTCCTTGGCACAGGTACACACTGGGTATACTTTCTAATTGAGGCTGTGAACACACAGGATGTGGTTTAGTCCCCCTGAACTCAAAGGTGCAGCTGTGTATAGCTAATAACAGAGCAGAACACAGGCAGCAGAAAGAGTGCTAACATCACGCTCAGCCAGGCAGCTTTCTAAAGCAGAGagcattgttaaaaaaaacatacaagaaGAGTGAGCAGTGAGACTTGACAAAGAATTTGTTCATTCCAGCCTGTCCAATCAGCACTGCTAAGGTGGATGCATCCCCTCCAGGTGGAGGGTCTGGATTCTCTGTCTGGCCTTGATGTTCTGTAGTGTGCAGTGTGGCTTTTGTTGAGACATGTTTAACTTGTATAAGCCAGTAAAAATGCATCATGTTTACACTTCAGGCACATAACCTGCAGAAGACAAGACATGCACCTGCTCCATCCAAACTATCgaacaaaaactgtgtttgaaaaCATGTCCAGTGTATTGTGAACTCCAGCCTCCTACTGCAGAGAGTAAAATGAGTGTTATGTGGACAGCTGGTTTGTGCAGCTGATTGATCGCATTCAAAATGTAACCAGTAAGTAATCAGTTTTGTGGAGCTATCTAGTATATTCTGATGTTTCACAATATTACATTTTGAGGAGGTACAGCATATTAAACAGATTTATATAGCACAATCTCTGAAGACAAACTGCTGTTtgcatagagaatctggttgatgttaaaaaaaaacttctgattataaaaacagacaaaagaaaaacaatttaactatggggatacttactcatggtagaagcacataaaccaagaaaaatgtccaaatctgaacAATATGAAGACGTGGAGAAAGGACCAAAATAGCATCATggatacacacacgcacgcacgcatgcacgcacgcacacacacacacacacacacacacacacacacacacatatatatatatatatacataaccCTGAATATGACTTGACTGACTATGTCCATATTGGAGGCatgttttaaatcaagtttgagcatttgaatgaaaatgaccAGTACATAACTAACAGTCCTCAtgctttatttctctgtgttgcAGCCAGTTGAAGATGTTGAAGAATGCACCTGCCCAACATCTATTTCACCAGGTATATCAACTCGCATGATAGAAACATGACTAAATTATTTCATGTGAAAATTGCATTCATTTTTGGAGAATTGCTTAACCTGAAATATTGCCAGAAATGTAGAGGGGGTGTTGGTATGCACCTCTTATGTATTACAAGTCCATGGTGATATACTGTAAGTTATAATGAACTCAatgtacacatacaaaaatGCACTTCTTGAGCTAACTCTATCTTCTTTGTCCTCTGAGCTCAGACTACCCCAAAGAACTGCAGTTACTAAACAGCCCCTGTGAAAAGTGCTGCTGCCCAGCACCTCCTCCCAAGATCAGCGACCTCATGAATGACAAAGATCTCCTGGACTTACTGCGGCTCAAATTGGATCCAAACCACTGCACCATCAAAAACTGGAAGAACTTTGCGAGTCGATGGGGGATGAGCTATGATGAACTGACCCTGCTGGAGCACCGGACGCAGGGGTCCTTGTCACACAGCCCCACTCAGGAGTTCCTGCTGCGCTACAACCAGAAGACGGTCACTGAGCTCACCGAACTTTGCCGCATCTACCAGCGCATTGATGTGCTGCggctgctgcagagctggatAGAGAAGGACTGGCCGTCACGCTGGCAACAGACTCTTTAACCAGTTTGACTCTGTATATTTAtcctgtatttcttttttcttctatcAGGGTTGTATTTGTAAgggatttcttcttcttcataagACTGGATAGATTTTACCAATGTTTTATCATTAGTAACTATAGAAGTGATCCTCTGAAAAAGATAAACAATGACCAACCAGTGAAAGTCCTTTAGAGAATGTCAGCACACTGGGTGCTTCATGTAGCACAGGATCttacacacagtatacacatgACTTGCTACTGATAAAAGGTTTGGCTAAATTAGTCCAGACTACTGAAATGAAATATCTAAACTGGTGGATAGATTGCCCTGTagttttgtacagacattcttgattcatggtgcccagaggatagATCCTATggctttggtgatcctctgaatTTTCCTCTCATtatctcaacatctacttgTCAGATTGGTCCAACTTTTTCTAAAGACATTCATGTTTCCCCAATGATGTGTCCTGATCTTGAGGTCCACAGAaaactatttgatggattgtAAAGAAATTAGtggacattcatgttcccctcaggttGAATTGTAATACATGTTTTCTTAAATGCCATCATGCAGtcaaaaatttaatttatacaACATTTTGTGATTATGGTTTATAACTAAATACCTGGAACGATCATCCCCAGTactactttgtgtttagtgtgaATTGGCAAATGTTAGAATGCTAAAATGTCAGCCTGTTAGCATGggtcacaaacacaaagggaatggtaaaatatttatttttttataaaatgttatgttttattttcggACATAACACAGCAGGATGTGTGTCATCCTCTCACATTAAGAGGGGCTTGATGTTCCATTGATGTAGAATGGGAAATAACTAATTTGTTACATTCACAAACCAAAAGTTTTTagcagtttaaaacagtttaaatgtttaaagcttttgaagaaacatattttaatatttttttattgtgcttttattctcAGTATGAAATAAACACGTCAAACTCTGTAAACgcttttgtcattttgaagGAAAATTAAGGAGCAAGATCAAACGCGAAACCACATCTTACGTTTAGGATTTAATTCAGCATACAGCAGGCTAACTGATAATGcaaaaatctgacatttgttTAGACAAATGAGTTTCAATTGAGATATGATTTCAAGGAAATCTTCTTTCCAGGTACCTTTTATAATGTCTTAAATAAATATGgatctgtggaaaaaaagaagagtaaaGCTTCGTCCATTTTCAAAGATGCCTTTACTTTGGATACAAACCAAGTCatcaattttattattttcattctttaatATTAGTAAAGGATCTTAGTAAAGTATATTGATTATATTTGAGTTATTTATTGAACAAAAAAATTAACATACATTCACTCAcacttttttacatttaaaaatgtggtAAAGTAATGCACGGTTCAAAAACCTAAACAGCTCAATGTGATCACATGCAATACTGAGGCAGGCATGAATAAGTAACATACTTCCAAATCATTGTTTAGAAAAAGCTCATATAAATAACAGGGATATACACATtataaaaacaagtttgttCATTAGGGCTACCTAAAGTTATTACACAAGAAGGATACTGCAGCGTGAACTAAAGGATACTACACTGTTTTCTGCAAGTTAAACAGTTAACTTCTCTCTGTATAATCACAAAATAAGGCATTGAATTGGTTAAGTTACATGTATTTACAATGTTTTAGTAATGAAGCTTAATTCATCAGGTGGGACTAGCAGCAATCAGTCAACATCTGAATCCTTGATATTGAGGCCAAGCATATTGGAGAGGCTCAATGacaatttgtcattttcatctgaTGTGGAGATTTCTGGGGTTACCAGGCCGAGTACAGACTCTGGCTTTTCTACTTTGAAAGTACCCCCTCTCACCAAAGAGGAATCGCCTGCATCTGTAGAGGCACTGACATCAAGTCTCGGGGCGGCAAGCTTCAGATCAATATCAGTTTTTGCTTCAGTTGGTGAGACATTAGCTGAGGGTGCTTTTTCTTTCGCTATCTTTAATCTCTCCATAATGTCAATCTTTTCTCCTGTATTTGATGTTGCATTCACTATTGGCAAGCGGATCCCTTTGCTGACAACATAATCCTTTTCCTGTGTGTCAAGTTTTGATGAGCCTAAGTAATCAGCAATTCCTCCGATGCCATCAAGGCTGTTCTTTGGCAATACGTGGAATTTGAATGCAGGAACCTCCACTTCAGCATTAGACACATCGGTTTCAGAGTCAACACCACTTCCCTCTTCATCAGTACCTGAACCAGACTTTAATCCCCATTTGAACGGCCATTTCAGCTTACTTTTTGGTGAATCTTTGATTTCAGCATCTGCTTCAGCTTTGATATCcagttcaggtgtgtttagGCTTGTCTTCACTTCAGGAGTAGAGATTTCTCCTTCAACCTCTGGAGTTTTTATGTTAGACCCTGAAAAGTTAAACTTTGGAAGCTTGAAATGTGGCAGTTTGGGCTTTTCATGATTGACATCAACATTTGGTGCTTTCACATCTAGTTCAGGTCCTTTGATATCTCCCTTTACATTTGGTATGCTCAAGTCTACTGCAGGAACAGACATGTTGGCATCTGCTGTAGTACCTATGTTGACCTTTGGTGCCTCTATTCCAGACTCAACTGAAGGATGAACGCTGGGAACCTCTACTTCAGGGCTTGAAAGACCAAGTTTTGGAAGCTTGAAATGaggcaatttaaagtcaccCAGAATGGGATCAAAATCTACATctggtgtttttaattgtgcatCAGGTCCTTTGAGGTCTGCTTTAGGCAGATTGATATCCACATTTGGTGCCTCCAGTTCAGCTTTTGGCAACTTAGCATCTACGCTTGGTGCTGAGAGGTTTCCATCCATTTTTGGTGAAGACAGGCTGAGATGTGGCGCTTTCATGTTGAGATCAGGTGTCTGGAGGTCTGCTTTTGGTAAATCCAGACTTGCATCAGCCTTGGGCAAATTAAGGTCCACATCTGGACCCTTAATCGTTGGGGTAGAAAGACTGAAGTCTGGTAAACTGATGTTAGTTTTGGGGGGCAAAACGTCAATATCTGTCTTAAGATCTAAATCTGAAGTGCTGAGATCAAGATCTGAACTTTTGAGGTCAGCATCAACATCGAGATTAGGTTCTTTTACCCTTGGTCCAGATAAACCAAACTTTGGCAGTTTTATTTTGGGTAGCTTGAATTTTCCAGCTGAGGCATCAACCTCTGGTGCTTGAAGGTCTACTTCAGGGCCTTTGAGATCAGCCGTTGGTAAATTTACATCAAGATCTGGTGCATCAAAGCCACCTTCAATTTTTGGtgcagacaaagacagatcTGGTGCTTTCAGGTCTAGATTAGGACTGGCATCAATGTCGggtgtttttaaatcagcatcAAATTCAGGACCCTTGACTTTTGGCCCTTTAAATTTTGGTAGTTTAAATTTTGGAAAATTCAGCTTACCATCGTGTGGGTCAAGGTCAAGATTTGGACCATTAAGATTTACATCTGGACCTTTTACATCAGCATTAGGCATGCTGATACTGAGGTCTGGTGCTTCAATCCCACCCTCAATTTTTGGTGCTGAAAGATTAACATCTGGTGCACTCAAATCCACATCAGGTGCCTTGAGGTCTACATCTGGTACCTTCACATCAGCATCAATGTCAGCCTTTGGACCCTTCATTGTGCCAAATTTGGGTTTTTTGAAGTTCAACCATTTGAATTTTCCAGATGGAGCTTCAACATCTGGAGAATTAATATCTAACTTGGGGCCTTCCAGATCAGCTTTTGGTAAGTTTAGATTTGCATCTGGTGCATTTATCTCACCATCAATCTTTGGAGCTGAGACACTCAAGTCAGGGGCAGAAACATTAGCATCTAGATCAACATCTGGACCATTAACATTAGGACCTGAGAGTGACCATTTTGGCTTTTTAAGAGTGGGCCATTTGATTTTCCCAGATGGAGGCTCAATGTCTACATTTGGTGTTTTAACATCAACATCAGCTTTGGGCATATTGAGATCAACATCAGGTTGGTCCAGTGATGCTTGAGGTGCTTTCACATCAGCATCAAGGTCAACATCTGGGGACTTAAGCCTGAGCTTAGGCTTTTTGAGTGTTGGGAATTTGATTTTGCCAGCATTTTTAACATCAACATCAGCTTTGGGTAAATTCAGATCAGCATCTGGTGTACTAATCTCACCATCGATTTTTGGAACAGAAAGATCAACATCTGGTGAGCTTAGATCTGCATTAAGGTCCATGTCAGCTTTGGGGCCATGAAGTTTGGGTTTCTTCCACTTCAAATGAGGCCAGTTGATTTTCCCTGATGGACCATCAATGTCGAGATCTGGGCCCTGAACATCTACATTAGGGCCTTTAAGATCAGCTTTTGGGATATTGAGCTCTGCATTAGGTACATCAATGTCACCCTCAATCTCTGGAGTTGAGAGATTTATATCAGGTGTGTTTAAGTCTGCATCTATGTCTAAGTCTGCTTTTGGGCCTTTGGGCTTCTTCCATTTCAGGTGAGGCCAGTTAATTTTACCAGATGGAGCCTCTACATCAATATCTGGGGTTTGCATGTCTAGATCAGCACTTGCCTTTGGCAAATTTATATCTACATCTGGGGCATTTATTCCACCCTCCACTTTTGGTACAGAGAGATCAACATCTGGTGTATTTAGGTTTGCATCTAGGTCCAGATCAGCTTTTGGGCCATGAAGTTTGGGTTTCTTCCACTTCAGATGAGGCCAGTTAATTCTACCAGATGGGGCATCAATGTCTACATCAGGTTCTTTGATGTCAGCTTGGGGTAAGTTAACATCAACATCTGGGACACTTACATCACCATCAGTCTTTGGTGTGGAGAGGCTGGCATCAGGTGCAGACAGGTCGGCATTTAAGTTGACACCTGGTTCTTTAACTTTAGGACCTTTCCATTTCAGATTGGGCCACTTGATTTTGCCTGACGGTGCCTCAATATCAGCATTTGGGGTTTCTAAATTTACATCAGGACCATTCAGATCTACTTTTGGCCCATTTAGGTCCAAATCTGGGCCTGACAGATTAAGGTCTGGTGTTCCTAGGTTTCCACTGACAGAAGGAATATTGGCATCACCTGAAACATCTATTTCTTCCTTTGGTGTTTTGATCTGAGGCAGATTGAAGTGTGGCATTGTGAATTTTGGGCTCTTATATTTCAGGTtgcctgttttcatttctggtTTCTCAATGTCAAGCGAGGCGCTAGGTGCATTGATTGTGGGAGGTGAGACACTTACATCAGGTGCTTTAAGAGTGCCATCTAGATCTCCTTTTATATCTGGCCCAGTTGGTCCAAGGGAGGGCATTGTGAAACTGG includes:
- the edaradd gene encoding ectodysplasin-A receptor-associated adapter protein isoform X1 translates to MDTVKGCPVLCLTACYTNPDYSVFTVEVSTPGRISSEPVEDTDTTSFVAEISLEANYPVQVTDPHAEAVTLHLSSMPPGYLSPSSGRIRQPVEDVEECTCPTSISPDYPKELQLLNSPCEKCCCPAPPPKISDLMNDKDLLDLLRLKLDPNHCTIKNWKNFASRWGMSYDELTLLEHRTQGSLSHSPTQEFLLRYNQKTVTELTELCRIYQRIDVLRLLQSWIEKDWPSRWQQTL
- the edaradd gene encoding ectodysplasin-A receptor-associated adapter protein isoform X2; the encoded protein is MDTVKGCPVLCLTACYTNPDYSVFTVEVSTPGRISSEPVEDTDTTSFVAEISLEANYPVQVTDPHEAVTLHLSSMPPGYLSPSSGRIRQPVEDVEECTCPTSISPDYPKELQLLNSPCEKCCCPAPPPKISDLMNDKDLLDLLRLKLDPNHCTIKNWKNFASRWGMSYDELTLLEHRTQGSLSHSPTQEFLLRYNQKTVTELTELCRIYQRIDVLRLLQSWIEKDWPSRWQQTL
- the edaradd gene encoding ectodysplasin-A receptor-associated adapter protein isoform X5 — translated: MKKSSLRSFKEPFGRISSEPVEDTDTTSFVAEISLEANYPVQVTDPHAEAVTLHLSSMPPGYLSPSSGRIRQPVEDVEECTCPTSISPDYPKELQLLNSPCEKCCCPAPPPKISDLMNDKDLLDLLRLKLDPNHCTIKNWKNFASRWGMSYDELTLLEHRTQGSLSHSPTQEFLLRYNQKTVTELTELCRIYQRIDVLRLLQSWIEKDWPSRWQQTL
- the si:ch211-125o16.4 gene encoding neuroblast differentiation-associated protein AHNAK; this encodes MSADSKSSVSESLVLDDSEKGVVITGITDDIIAAESGLQAGDEIVAATIHLDHLNKNELLNILRVLEPYDNNMKVLTKKELTTSSELYPTQLLNQTRGLSLDAAEALAVSLNGQGGKLNAAQGLGGEISGPTLNGDLPNLSLNKPSADAGASFTMPSLGPTGPDIKGDLDGTLKAPDVSVSPPTINAPSASLDIEKPEMKTGNLKYKSPKFTMPHFNLPQIKTPKEEIDVSGDANIPSVSGNLGTPDLNLSGPDLDLNGPKVDLNGPDVNLETPNADIEAPSGKIKWPNLKWKGPKVKEPGVNLNADLSAPDASLSTPKTDGDVSVPDVDVNLPQADIKEPDVDIDAPSGRINWPHLKWKKPKLHGPKADLDLDANLNTPDVDLSVPKVEGGINAPDVDINLPKASADLDMQTPDIDVEAPSGKINWPHLKWKKPKGPKADLDIDADLNTPDINLSTPEIEGDIDVPNAELNIPKADLKGPNVDVQGPDLDIDGPSGKINWPHLKWKKPKLHGPKADMDLNADLSSPDVDLSVPKIDGEISTPDADLNLPKADVDVKNAGKIKFPTLKKPKLRLKSPDVDLDADVKAPQASLDQPDVDLNMPKADVDVKTPNVDIEPPSGKIKWPTLKKPKWSLSGPNVNGPDVDLDANVSAPDLSVSAPKIDGEINAPDANLNLPKADLEGPKLDINSPDVEAPSGKFKWLNFKKPKFGTMKGPKADIDADVKVPDVDLKAPDVDLSAPDVNLSAPKIEGGIEAPDLSISMPNADVKGPDVNLNGPNLDLDPHDGKLNFPKFKLPKFKGPKVKGPEFDADLKTPDIDASPNLDLKAPDLSLSAPKIEGGFDAPDLDVNLPTADLKGPEVDLQAPEVDASAGKFKLPKIKLPKFGLSGPRVKEPNLDVDADLKSSDLDLSTSDLDLKTDIDVLPPKTNISLPDFSLSTPTIKGPDVDLNLPKADASLDLPKADLQTPDLNMKAPHLSLSSPKMDGNLSAPSVDAKLPKAELEAPNVDINLPKADLKGPDAQLKTPDVDFDPILGDFKLPHFKLPKLGLSSPEVEVPSVHPSVESGIEAPKVNIGTTADANMSVPAVDLSIPNVKGDIKGPELDVKAPNVDVNHEKPKLPHFKLPKFNFSGSNIKTPEVEGEISTPEVKTSLNTPELDIKAEADAEIKDSPKSKLKWPFKWGLKSGSGTDEEGSGVDSETDVSNAEVEVPAFKFHVLPKNSLDGIGGIADYLGSSKLDTQEKDYVVSKGIRLPIVNATSNTGEKIDIMERLKIAKEKAPSANVSPTEAKTDIDLKLAAPRLDVSASTDAGDSSLVRGGTFKVEKPESVLGLVTPEISTSDENDKLSLSLSNMLGLNIKDSDVD
- the edaradd gene encoding ectodysplasin-A receptor-associated adapter protein isoform X3 yields the protein MRHVTASNMKKSSLRSFKEPFGRISSEPVEDTDTTSFVAEISLEANYPVQVTDPHAEAVTLHLSSMPPGYLSPSSGRIRQPVEDVEECTCPTSISPDYPKELQLLNSPCEKCCCPAPPPKISDLMNDKDLLDLLRLKLDPNHCTIKNWKNFASRWGMSYDELTLLEHRTQGSLSHSPTQEFLLRYNQKTVTELTELCRIYQRIDVLRLLQSWIEKDWPSRWQQTL
- the edaradd gene encoding ectodysplasin-A receptor-associated adapter protein isoform X4, producing MRHVTASNMKKSSLRSFKEPFGRISSEPVEDTDTTSFVAEISLEANYPVQVTDPHEAVTLHLSSMPPGYLSPSSGRIRQPVEDVEECTCPTSISPDYPKELQLLNSPCEKCCCPAPPPKISDLMNDKDLLDLLRLKLDPNHCTIKNWKNFASRWGMSYDELTLLEHRTQGSLSHSPTQEFLLRYNQKTVTELTELCRIYQRIDVLRLLQSWIEKDWPSRWQQTL
- the edaradd gene encoding ectodysplasin-A receptor-associated adapter protein isoform X6, with translation MKKSSLRSFKEPFGRISSEPVEDTDTTSFVAEISLEANYPVQVTDPHEAVTLHLSSMPPGYLSPSSGRIRQPVEDVEECTCPTSISPDYPKELQLLNSPCEKCCCPAPPPKISDLMNDKDLLDLLRLKLDPNHCTIKNWKNFASRWGMSYDELTLLEHRTQGSLSHSPTQEFLLRYNQKTVTELTELCRIYQRIDVLRLLQSWIEKDWPSRWQQTL